The Streptomyces sp. NBC_01255 genome window below encodes:
- a CDS encoding HAD family hydrolase: MTTTETPTRTTPTRTLTVGFDLDLTLIDSRPGIKAAWEAFAAETGATIDADLVVTRLGPPLEHEMAYWFPEEQVAEMVVRYRALYPAYAIEPSPPMPGARDAIQAVRDAGGRTIVVTAKNGPHAELHLEHLGIEPDAVVGGLWAEGKAEALRAHDAQVYVGDHVGDVRGAATAGALAVAVATGPCAPEELRAAGADVVLTDLTDFRPWLETYRA, from the coding sequence ATGACGACGACCGAGACGCCCACCCGCACCACCCCCACACGCACCCTCACCGTCGGCTTCGACCTCGACCTGACGCTGATCGACAGCCGCCCCGGCATCAAGGCCGCCTGGGAGGCCTTCGCCGCCGAGACCGGCGCGACGATCGACGCCGACCTGGTCGTCACCCGCCTCGGCCCGCCCCTCGAACACGAGATGGCGTACTGGTTCCCCGAGGAACAGGTCGCGGAGATGGTGGTGCGCTACCGCGCGCTCTACCCGGCGTACGCCATCGAGCCCTCGCCGCCGATGCCGGGCGCCCGGGACGCGATCCAGGCCGTGCGCGACGCGGGCGGCCGCACGATCGTCGTCACCGCCAAGAACGGCCCGCACGCCGAGCTGCACCTCGAGCACCTCGGGATCGAGCCGGACGCCGTCGTCGGCGGCCTCTGGGCCGAGGGCAAGGCCGAGGCCCTGCGCGCCCACGACGCCCAGGTGTACGTCGGCGACCACGTCGGCGACGTCCGGGGCGCCGCCACGGCGGGCGCCCTCGCGGTGGCCGTCGCGACCGGCCCCTGCGCCCCCGAGGAGCTGCGCGCGGCCGGCGC
- a CDS encoding FecCD family ABC transporter permease, translating into MPAAFPSRRVLATSAAVVALLLAVLLSLTVGARAIAPSTVFDALLHGGTSDDAEVVRQLRVPRTLIGLMVGTALALAGTALQGITRNPIADPGILGISQGSSVAVVLAIAFFGVHDLSGYVWFAFVGAALASVAVYAIASGGRGGATPVKLALGGAAINALLLSVTTGVLTTKASALDEFRFWQIGSLDGRDTEIVGQIWPFLLLGTVLVLSVARGLDALALGDDVAKGLGQRVATVRIVGGLGATVLTGAAVAAAGPVAFVGLAVPHIARAVVGSDHRWVLPMAALIGPVMLLVADVAGRVVFPPGEIPAGVMTALIGVPFLVTLVRRKAVPA; encoded by the coding sequence ATGCCAGCCGCTTTCCCTTCCAGACGGGTCCTCGCGACCTCGGCGGCTGTCGTCGCCCTGCTGCTCGCCGTCCTCCTGAGCCTCACCGTCGGCGCCCGCGCCATCGCCCCCTCGACCGTCTTCGACGCCCTGCTGCACGGCGGGACGAGTGACGACGCCGAGGTCGTACGGCAGCTCCGCGTCCCCCGGACCCTCATCGGGCTGATGGTCGGCACCGCGCTCGCCCTCGCCGGCACCGCCCTCCAGGGCATCACCCGCAACCCGATCGCCGACCCCGGCATCCTCGGCATCAGCCAGGGGTCGTCGGTGGCCGTCGTCCTCGCCATCGCCTTCTTCGGGGTGCACGACCTGAGCGGGTACGTGTGGTTCGCCTTCGTCGGCGCCGCGCTCGCCTCGGTCGCCGTCTACGCCATCGCCTCCGGCGGCCGCGGCGGTGCCACCCCCGTGAAGCTGGCGCTCGGCGGGGCCGCGATCAACGCCCTGCTGCTCTCCGTCACCACCGGCGTCCTCACGACCAAGGCCTCGGCGCTCGACGAGTTCCGGTTCTGGCAGATCGGCTCCCTCGACGGGCGCGACACCGAGATCGTCGGCCAGATCTGGCCCTTCCTGCTGCTCGGCACCGTCCTCGTGCTCTCGGTGGCCCGCGGCCTCGACGCGCTGGCGCTCGGCGACGACGTCGCCAAGGGCCTCGGGCAGCGGGTCGCGACCGTCCGGATCGTCGGCGGACTCGGAGCGACCGTCCTGACCGGCGCCGCCGTGGCCGCCGCCGGGCCCGTCGCCTTCGTCGGCCTCGCCGTACCGCACATCGCGCGGGCCGTCGTCGGCTCCGACCACCGCTGGGTCCTGCCGATGGCCGCGCTCATCGGGCCGGTGATGCTGCTCGTCGCGGACGTCGCCGGGCGGGTCGTCTTCCCGCCGGGCGAGATCCCCGCCGGGGTCATGACCGCGCTGATCGGGGTGCCGTTCCTGGTCACCCTGGTGCGGCGGAAGGCGGTGCCCGCGTGA
- a CDS encoding FecCD family ABC transporter permease, with the protein MSTTSVRPAGYGLVRAGRGSFLVHRRSALVAGGLLLLLAAASVAYLCVGERFVGPSEVVRILLGQPSPSAFVVEELRAPRLVVALAVGAAFGIAGALIQTVARNPLASPDIIGISQGAGAVTVAAMTFGLTSYTVLPYVSIAGGILAAALVYVFAWRGGLHATRFVLIGIGIAIALRSLITLFMTKGDYLVAQQAQVWMTGSLNGRGWDESGPIRWTLLLMLPAVLWAARAQRTVSLDDDTATALGVRLGRIRLGLVAVGVVLASVATGVAGPVDFVALLAPQIARRMTRTAQIPLLGSALAGAVIVVVADLLARRLLSPVELPVGVLTAAVGAPYLIWLIVRSRTEGKA; encoded by the coding sequence GTGAGTACGACGTCTGTGCGGCCCGCCGGGTACGGGCTCGTGCGCGCCGGGCGTGGGTCCTTCCTGGTCCACCGGCGTTCGGCCCTCGTCGCGGGTGGGCTTCTTCTGCTCCTGGCCGCCGCCTCCGTCGCGTACCTCTGCGTCGGCGAGCGGTTCGTCGGCCCCTCGGAGGTCGTACGGATCCTCCTCGGGCAGCCGTCGCCGTCCGCGTTCGTCGTGGAGGAGCTGCGCGCGCCGCGGCTCGTCGTCGCGCTCGCCGTCGGCGCCGCCTTCGGGATCGCCGGCGCGCTCATCCAGACCGTCGCCCGCAACCCGCTCGCCAGCCCCGACATCATCGGCATCAGCCAGGGCGCGGGGGCCGTCACCGTCGCCGCGATGACCTTCGGCCTCACCTCGTACACCGTGCTGCCGTACGTCTCGATCGCGGGCGGCATCCTCGCCGCCGCGCTCGTGTACGTGTTCGCCTGGCGCGGCGGGCTGCACGCGACCCGGTTCGTCCTCATCGGCATCGGCATCGCGATCGCGCTGCGGTCCCTCATCACCCTCTTCATGACGAAGGGCGACTACCTGGTCGCCCAGCAGGCCCAGGTCTGGATGACCGGCTCCCTCAACGGACGCGGCTGGGACGAGTCCGGGCCGATCCGGTGGACGCTGCTCCTGATGCTGCCCGCCGTGCTGTGGGCCGCACGCGCGCAGCGGACGGTCTCCCTCGACGACGACACGGCGACCGCCCTCGGCGTACGGCTCGGCCGGATCCGCCTCGGGCTCGTCGCCGTCGGGGTCGTCCTCGCCTCCGTGGCGACGGGCGTCGCGGGGCCGGTCGACTTCGTGGCCCTGCTCGCCCCGCAGATCGCCCGCCGCATGACGCGGACCGCGCAGATCCCGCTGCTCGGCTCCGCGCTCGCGGGCGCGGTGATCGTGGTCGTCGCCGACCTGCTCGCCCGGCGGCTCCTCTCCCCCGTCGAACTGCCCGTGGGCGTCCTCACGGCGGCGGTCGGCGCCCCGTACCTGATCTGGCTCATCGTCCGGAGCCGAACGGAAGGCAAGGCATGA
- a CDS encoding ABC transporter ATP-binding protein — translation MTSTTTSTSTSTSAGAGRLAARGLTLAYEDRTVVHELDLSIPDGKVTVIVGPNACGKSTTLRALGRLLKPAGGAVLLDGEELAKLPTKRIARSIGLLPQTPVAPEAITVADLVSRGRQPHQAWWKQWSEEDERAVTDAMKRTDVAALADRSVDALSGGQRQRVWIAMALAQETDLLLLDEPTTYLDISHQVEVLDLVRRLNRLRGRTVVLVLHDLNQAARYADHLVAMKAGRVVAEGPPEKVVTAELVRDVFGLESVVVPDPVTGSPLVVPGAPWHADDGEKAV, via the coding sequence ATGACGAGCACGACCACCAGCACGAGCACGAGCACGAGCGCGGGCGCCGGTCGGCTGGCCGCCCGCGGTCTCACGCTCGCCTACGAGGACCGCACCGTCGTGCACGAGCTGGACCTCTCGATCCCCGACGGCAAGGTGACCGTGATCGTCGGCCCCAACGCCTGCGGCAAGTCGACCACCCTCCGGGCCCTCGGGCGGCTCCTCAAGCCGGCCGGCGGCGCCGTCCTCCTCGACGGCGAGGAGCTGGCCAAGCTCCCCACGAAGCGGATCGCCCGCTCCATCGGGCTGCTTCCGCAGACGCCCGTCGCACCCGAGGCGATCACCGTCGCCGACCTCGTCTCCCGGGGCCGCCAGCCGCATCAGGCCTGGTGGAAGCAGTGGTCGGAGGAGGACGAGCGGGCCGTCACCGACGCCATGAAGCGCACGGACGTCGCCGCGCTCGCCGACCGGTCCGTCGACGCGCTCTCGGGCGGCCAGCGGCAGCGCGTGTGGATCGCGATGGCCCTCGCGCAGGAGACCGACCTGCTCCTCCTCGACGAGCCCACCACCTACCTGGACATCTCGCACCAGGTGGAGGTCCTCGACCTGGTGCGCCGCCTCAACCGGCTGCGCGGCCGGACCGTCGTCCTCGTCCTGCACGACCTCAACCAGGCCGCCCGGTACGCCGACCACCTCGTCGCCATGAAGGCCGGCCGGGTCGTCGCGGAGGGCCCGCCGGAGAAGGTCGTCACGGCGGAGCTCGTACGGGACGTCTTCGGCCTGGAGTCGGTCGTCGTGCCGGACCCGGTGACGGGCTCGCCGCTGGTGGTGCCGGGGGCGCCGTGGCACGCGGACGACGGGGAAAAGGCCGTCTGA